A region of the Dysidea avara chromosome 9, odDysAvar1.4, whole genome shotgun sequence genome:
ACATCAGCATCATCAACATCATGTTAAGTAAGCCATGTAACATTTGGTACACTATAGGTTACTCTATtatagagtatttcgatcttggtGCATGCCCCCTGTGCCCCTGTGTTCAGAAGTGCgaagttcatactgatggtatgatTCCTGTGGTCGCTTAGTGTGATCATCATACTTCAGATGTATGAGCATCACACTTTGAAGTATGATCACCATACTAAGTGACCACAGGAGTCGAATTTACGGTGTTGGATTCACCACTGCATGCCATGCACAATGAGGTATGAACTGATGAATTAAATCATCTGATCTAACAGGCTGGACCCCCGGCAGGGGTCGATCtagaaagggggggctaagctgcatggacagggacataggtaactactgagccagacattagaagataccaagccttctcactaTAGGCCCTATACTGgctagtggtaagattcatgtagtatccatggtcagattagctatttggaataaggACTACATTAATGTGCGAACAACATGAGGGGTCTAGGGGcatcccccccaggaaattattgaaaattaggccctccaaaagtgaatctgagagtgcctttagcagtttttcagtggaaaataatggaatttcattaaattttacttttccattaaatcaagactgattgcagtATGCATTGAGTAGCTACATCATGCCACATGCATGATAATATTTTCATTTGTACtgagctaccaagcatttagatatagcggtagctatataccataatgcatcagcagtcttagccatgctctaatcaACTAACTCTGTGGGGCAGAAacatatgtatagctaagtgttgaatgtcacaattattagtagctatgcatgctccttagcctagtggCTTTGTTAGCCTTCACACCAATGAAAAGCAGAATGtagtgaagggtactagtagttattagctagtccactggcaatccttagcaaagtgcaactatatatatttgcatttatggtcTTTCTGAATtcgctgttgtgatagtcaacttatctGGGTTATGCAAGACTgatctatatagctagctagctacaaataccagcaccataacccacaacCTGCATGGGTTCAAaccagaaggtaactgatacaaattttacattcatagacaaaagtgggtgaatatgctatagctgccttatgtAGCGGCTAAATTACCAAAAGACTAGTTTGCTAGCTAAATAGCTAGCTGAGttactacatattatactgaagctgataactctaaccaattaaaccaacttaCGCTTTTTGAATATAaaaatcacctcttatagccataatGGAAAACACTACTaatcatctgaataaaacaaaacccataattaaaacttttgtaactggagatgcaacccacaatcgaaacctgTTTTTTGAAGAACGCCggcttgaggaaaaggaagctatactctcctggaGCAAAGTTGAACagtaggtatagttacatagacattatatGTGTTGATAGTGATGcttagttcctgaaataagtctgcttttgatacacagaagatttagggttttattggccaaaggaaaagggggctgtagcccccttCCCCcacccctaaatccgcccctgcccGGTTAGTGAATTATTTTTAGATCAATGCGCCAGTGAAATCATTTCAACGCAACTGCTTCGAGTGAGTGCAACGTACAAACTCGTGCGATCGAGCGTGCGATCAACTCTTTAAAAAGCTCGAAAAAATACATAAGAAGATTCGGGTGCAGATTGATAACGCCACTACAGTGCTGCATATGCGCACTCATTATTGCACGTTATAACAGCGTGGCTCCTCataagtttgtgtgtgtgtgcgtgtgtgtgtgtgtgtgtgtgtgtgtctgtctgtctgtctgtctgtccgtcTGTCGCCCTTCACTAGATTTTATATAGACATAATTTCATAATGAGATCACATCTACTGATGTGTAACATCACAAAAATAAATTAGATGATTAACCAaaaataaacatttatttgTTAGACAACTGTCCATGTAGGTCTTTCGTCATCTCCGCTCTTGTACCTCGTCCAGAACAtgttgagttatattacctggaGCAGATGACATATAAAAGAGGATAAAATACAGCACCATTTAATAGGTACATGGAACGAATGAGGACATGTATGATTGCAACTTACTAAAATTTACCTTCTCGAACTCAGCCTTTAGACTGCATGTATATCACCTGCCTTGTAAGTAAAGGAGATGGCAACTCCATCCAGACCACATCACTACCCAGACTTGTGGTCTGGAATTAAGATTACAGTGAGACTACCGGTATGTAGCATTACAACTAGAAAACCTGAATAAATTTACTAATCATTCGCCTAGATATTTGCTGTACATGTGTTACGTACGTACCAACCTACTGATGTTTCACAATTTTTTGATAATCAAATTACAACCATTCAATAAATGTTTTACAAGCTGCTGTTCTAGTATGTGATTTTTAAAAGAACAGATGAACTGGTCCTTATGGCATGCCCATCCGCCACACTTTAACTCTATGCtaagatgctctaataaaatGGTTTTGTCtatacctacacctacagagctagAAAATATAACCTACAGAACAAAGAATTGAAGAGAAAGGGAACCTACTAGGGGGATAAACTACGAAAAGTGAACACCCTGGACTTATGAGGTCAGCTGAAACAGGGAATGCAGAGTGTCTGGAGCTTGATCTGGAGCCATGAATACACATGATGGAAGACTTAAGTAGTAAAAAATCAAGGTACAATGTAGCCAACCCATGAGTGAAGGGTAAGGGTGTTTTGTCGGGTATAGACAGGAGGTTGGCTAAATGCTCGTACCAATGGCTCattccaccagatgttgaaaaaACCAAGTATGTTCTAGCATGTGATAGCCAATGCTTcatacttcgtaatgcacttaaTTTATCCAGTATTTACTGaaatatgtgaaatcaaagTTCAAGAGATAAAATTTCCCAGAGGAACTTAAGCACATACAAATTAAGATTCTGTATCATGATGTTACtgatgtatgggaaaatatggACTTTTACGGCACCACTTATTGTCAAAGATTATCAATTTTTCATGTGGTCCATGATGAAAATAAAAAGGTATACCACCATCTAGGACTGTACAGAATTCTGCATAACAACCACCCTGGTGTTCAAGACATCCATCAATCCAAATATAGTTTGAAAGTGAGCAGGCTGTTGTGTTGTGAGGAATCACTTTAATGCATGCAACATCATACATAATGTTTACCTACCTTGTAAGGCATTACAACTACCTGTTGTGATATTCTGATGCACTACTGCTGTTATTGTCAATTGTTGCAACTGCAATGATTAAGATAGTTTATTGTTGTTCCTTATAAAGTGATGTCATCAttttatatcatacagtactattgtactgtatagtggggacggcgaaggtgtgggcatggcccgtGACCCGTGATATAATACCAAAAGCCTGCcttgatttttcctcacaacaacatgacagtattggttgggtaaagttaagcccaaaagtgtcttcagatcaaccagAAATGGTTctagttgctacagaatttaaaataataattcaacggaattttctactgcctgcctgcctgcctgcctgacaccttcagtcaagcgtagcagaaaagtggctacagctacagccctaattctttcacagaaacgtttctagttcatTTAATAAAAGACCTTTTATATTGGTAAGCATACAGTGGGTGCGCTATTgtgttaccttttatccttctttaccatggccatcagtcaaggttctccactgatagtgttaatagactacagtagggcttccatctacgGGTGTACATAGTCTTGTCCCCAGCCGCCCACGTGCTTGATCACGCAAAGGTAGTCTGGTGACTTTGGTCCACATTCTTGGCCCTTGTGGAATATTGCTACAAACATGTTTCTTGTGTTCATTCATGCTTACATTCAAATGAGTAAACTTTTCATTCACTTAAAGGAGTGTTACTTTATAAAAATCTCTGTAGTGACTAATGATTGCCAATTAAAACTTTATGTACGAAAACCTTCTTAGCATTTGACTTAGTACAACAATCAACTGCGAAAAAGACCTTTAGACAACTAGTTTTTCAGGTGNNNNNNNNNNNNNNNNNNNNNNNNNNNNNNNNNNNNNNNNNNNNNNNNNNNNNNNNNNNNNNNNNNNNNNNNNNNNNNNNNNNNNNNNNNNNNNNNNNNNNNNNNNNNNNNNNNNNNNNNNNNNNNNNNNNNNNNNNNNNNNNNNNNNNNNNNNNNNNNNNNNNNNNNNNNNNNNNNNNNNNNNNNNNNNNNNNNNNNNNTAGGACATTAGTAGAATGCATTCACTTATTGTGTACCATGTTGCATCTGACAGTTCTTCAATGCCATCTTCCAATTGAATCCCTTCATAAGGTAGTAGagttttcatcagaaaatgaaGGAGAAGCTCAGTAAACTCAACAGCTGCTTCAGCTGGTGGAATAGATTCGATGATTTCTTCTGGCACGCAGCCAGAATGATTATCTACAGGAGAGAGTGTTAACATTATATAACAATCTGCATGATATAGAGAAAAGGTACAAAATGTAAGGATGGAGCATTTGTCCCTTACTCCCCCCACTTGGACCTGTAACTAGTGAAACAAAAATTAATTGTTAATTCAAACAAGAAGAATAGGAATCGAAGTTGTATGTAATCATGAAAAAAACTGTGTTAATAAGAAGTAATATGGATAGTGATTTACAGAACTGCTCAATACAAGCCCATGCAGCAGTTTGATTTGATTTAAGATTCCTACTTTGACTGTTTAGCCAATCAAAAGCTGAAATACATAGGAATCTGTACGCAAATCAAGCTGATCCACTTGCATAATGTATTGAGCAGTTATTGTGAATTACCATCCCAACATTTATTTCTTGTTAACAAAGTTGTTTCAACTTCTTCTTGTTTACATTAACGGATTTTTTTTAATAGTTGCTTGAGAAAGTAAAGAtattaataccacacagacctggaaTGTTTATAAAACATGTCATTCATTTTTACTGCAGAATTCTACTTCTTGTGGGCTGAAAGAAGACATGAAAAGATCTAGTGCTATTTTGGAAAATTATAAGAAACATCTAAACCACTTCCCCGGTGTATAACACCTTCTTGGTCAGTCTTAACAATACTAGAAAAAGGTTTGGAAGGTTATAAAAATAAATCCAAAGCCTGGAAGGCTGCTTTTAGCATGCGCTCTATTGGAgagtttaatttttttctgacctatccctattatgaaccactatcatggttcatgataacaGGTCCAATTGGccatttgttttttttgttgttttttagtTTGTGCTTTTGTTGGATTAGCCACTCTttggtatatatagctatatgccttagaatacctgaactttcttcatTCAATTCTGTCCCACCAACTATGGTAGTAATCGCAACAAAGTCACAGCCACTCTCAAATTGCATCAATTTCAATATAAATTCTGTAAGAACTTTCTGTTTTTCTGAATCATCTGACAACCTATCAACCAATGGAGTTAATAAATCACAAACTCCCCACTGTAATAAGAATGAAACATTCTCTGCAACACTGTGTTAAATATTCCATCATCTTTATAAGCATTTGTAAAGAAATGTCAGTAGGCAACAAATCAGATTCAGTTCTTCCTAGCATGTCAATCAATTTATCCATCTCATCATTTCTGAGCACATCATGTGTAGAATCGTCATGCTCACGAGGTGTTATATATAAGAGGAGAGCTCTGGTAATCAGCCGCAGTGTAACATTTGGAGATTGCAGGAGAAGTAGCAGGCCTTGTGAATATTTGTGATAACCACACTGTGATCGAATATTGCTAGCACACTGGAACAGAATCTTAATGCAGAATAGGACAGTTTGTAACATAACGTTTTCCTGTAAGGTAAGTCAAAATTCAGTATAGTTTGAGGTGTTTGAAAAATGTACTATATGGCTAGAAAGTTCGTCTGTGGTTTTTGCTAATCACAGACTATAACTGAATAAGTTTTACTCTGCAAAACATGTGATGTCATACTGTTTCTAGCATGCATTTAACCTTTGTTCATCATTCTCGTAAATCTAATGCAAGTGAATTCCAAAAACAAAGAGAAGTTCTCTAACAAATGATGATGCATGCGCAGAGTTGGTTGAGGCAACTATCTGTGAAAGAAAAGCTTGATGATAAAGAATCCATGAAACTTTTGCTTCTGCAAAACTTTCTAGCCATGTACAGTACAGCAATTTTAGGGGTTATGCATGGTTCTATGgaaatatacatacatgagATTTGTACTTGTAGCCTTAAAGCTATTATAGCAGAAATGTGCATGTCATCATGTCAATTTAGGATGGTAAAAGGCAGTGAAACAGTATTTTTCAAATTCAAGAAAGATCTCTAAGCCTGATAAGAATTATAGGCATTCTGTGAAGATTACAATAGTATTTGCTACAGTACTAGCTAACACTCCAAAAAATTGAGGTAATCACAATTTGTTTGCTCACACACATCAATGGTATACTCACAAAAAGTAATAGAATGCATGGGCTATTCCATGAAATCACCGCATACACACTCCTGTAAGTGCCACCAATCCATCTAACTTGGACAAGTCATATTATACTGAAGATTACTAGTAGTATACTAAATTGTTTGAATACACATTTGCATAATATAGCTAATACCCCTGGACAATTGTCATGTACAATAAAACAAGCATTGAATAGCCTAATGTTCACCGTCCATGAGATTCCAGCAATATgaatactataaagtatattaaatcccagtgcgtgggagtatcaaagtgctgcgctgggttataactaccatacagctagacagagcggcacTGCTACTGTAAGacatattagttatcacccagtgataactaacttatcaccctgttgcagagccactcagtctcgttcgtgacatcataataaccgtgaacagtattgtttaccaatggaacaaagagccaaataaggaaatattgatacaaaacacaccaatacagcacttaaaccagctagaaaactgttaatcctttacacagtaacactacaagttaccaatacgatagtttaacaaatgtcaagaacattctgtgacgattttcgctctaGCAATCACTCTCaatggtcactatggtgaagaactaacttcctctagcttcatcattCTATCTCAGACtacggtagccacttgttggtctttttgttctcttgcacaccatacgacaccaccataccaacatCTGACGAAGGaaaatcgtacctggaaccgctgcttcgtaacaccgcccttcgctacagtttgtaggcagtatgcaaggtctctcttgtagctacgaagtaggatctccacacaattcagatgaaatcttgagcacagtgacaggaactcaaactggaacttaatttactatccgtaaacttctgtgcactcccacgcactgggatataaaatagttatatcccatatactcagatgatatcactgttattacactcgtcctcggctccacCTCAGActcatgtaataacaatgatgtCACCCTCAtaacgggatataactataacttatcaTGATAATCTCTATACAGTACGTACCTCTGATAGGTTCTCAACTACATCCACAGGTAAGTGGTTGAGTTGACTCATTATCTTTATCAACAGCCCCTGCTTTTCCAACTGCATTTTTACATCTGATTCACCACATAGCTCTAATGTCATAAAAATCAGTTCCAGGAACCTCACAAGAGGTATTAGCCACAGTTGCAACTCATCATTCCCTATAAAGTATACACAACAATTAATATAATCCATTATCTGCATTAAAATAATAGAATAAAAGTAGTTCATCCAGGGTGTGTGCATTGGATGCCATATGGTACTACTTTTTGGGCTCCAGAGTTTTAAAATGACATCAGCTAACCTCAGTAATGTATCATACGTACAGTAAATACTTAACAGTTTACGTGCTACAAACCAGGCAAATTAACTCACTAATAATGTTCATATGCACACAAATTCAAAGGTTATAAGCACTCCAGCATTTGACTATATATGATTGTTGGGTAAAAAATGGGTATAAGTGGGGCAGCCCAAATGTTCTGTGCACTTTGTACACAACCAATAATACTATCAATAGGAACCCTCCTTCCACAAATCCCAAGATCCGCCAGTGAAAACTTTTCAAAAACTACTTTTAAGGCATTATTTTATTTCATCATTAACCACAGTTCTGATTGTACCATGCACATCTTTCAACACAGCTGCTGTTCAAACCACAAGTTACAGGGTTAAGCTATAGTAAGTACTGAGTATTAGGTGTCTTGGTTAGTACTTAGTATAATATAGGATAGGGTAGGATGGTAGTAGAGAACTTACCCTGATAAAACCCTGGCTGCTGCCGCATGGGTACCCAAAACACATGCATTGCTATTATCATTTTGCACTTACCACAAAGCTGAATGGCTTTACAGGCCAATTGGATCACAAAATAGATAAATGCTTTGTTTTGAGCAACTAAGTCAAGAAGTGATTTCCTCTGAGATTCATCTTTTGTACCATGGTACATCTTACATAGACCTATTGAAATAGTTTCCAACTTGCACACTGGGCTCTTTGCTGATTTGCCTTCTAGCACTGGAGGGAGGTGAGGAGCAGAGAAGTCAATAGAAAACAACACAGCAGCAGCTCTTTTAAGAAAGCAAGTAAATGTCGGTCCAACCATTTCTCTGGAAATAGAGGGAAGGAAAGCCTTCCACtccttttcttcttcatctagttcttcttcttcatctggctcttcttcttcttcatctggCTCTTCTTCATCACCTGCTGCAGCTTCATGATGAGTATCATCCGGTTCCTAAGTGAAACAAATTTAGTATTATTCTGGGTAGTATCAGTGACACCACATTGCTGTTTGTATGCCCGCAGGCTCCCTTGCATTGGTACATAGTCATTGAGTTGCAGACTGGACTGGACCCCAGTACACCAATGCATAAAATTGTACTTTACACAGTCCAGTCCACATTTTTATACACTTGAGACTAATTTGCAGACTATTATGCCAAAACATTAAGCATGAATACATCCTCTGTTGTGGTCATGCCATGATGAAGTGAAGGCCTGCACACTTTATTAGTTTTGTCAGTACTGATTATACATTATAGCACACATGATAACTATAATTGCTACATGCGTGTCCAGCCTAAACTAACAAAGTACCTTATAGCCTGTCTATACTACAATTATGCTGAATGAGATCACTTCAGTGTAATCCTGATCGATTTTTGAGCCTTCTTTATGAAGGCCGAGCCCACTTGAATCAGCAAAAAAAACTTAACTCACGATTATAATTTTCATCAAAGTAGAGAGTTAAAGGATTTGTGTTCTCTATTATCGCCAGGTTAGTAGGCATGATAAAGTCTTAAGTTTTGATGACAATTAACCTCTCAATTCCAAGGTTAAATATTCATTCGCATGCATACCTGTTTATTTTCGAACCTTTACATTATTTTTGAGGTTGTCTTCTGATCAGTGTTGTTGCCTAAATACTTTGCTgttgcttcatttcatcatCGCACCCGCCATTTTAGCTAGTTTTCTGTATCTTTGAAACTGATTGCACATCCCTAGCAGATCCTCGGTTTAACACAGTACACATTTACACTAGATCAGAAATCACTCTGATTTGAGACAGCTCGAACTATATGGCTAGTGTAAACAGGCTGCTACTGTTTACAGGTGCCCTGCATGTCAGCTAATGTCTAGTAACATAATACTATGCATCAGTACACCCACTCAATGGCCTACAAGCTTTCTGCAGAGATGGGCAACACAATACCAAAAATATCGATACCACCGATATGATACAATTCAAATTGAGCATTGAAACTTGCTACCAACAGGGTAGATACTGATACAGGTAGCTCACATGATCAATTAGTAAGATTTCATTGTAAATGAGAAGTAACTGCTATTTGGAACATCACTGTAATGCTTGATTAACTATTTAAAGCACCATttatagttatagctagcaaaaaAACATTGGGTTGTATACCAAGATACGTACCTTCATTTCAGCACCTTTTGAGCCATATCGACACTTTTACAAGAAAGTATCAAAGATAGGAAAAACCCTAATATTGGCTTTCTGTGCAAGATAAGGGCATAAAAGAAATGGACAAGAAAAAATCACAATATTAATTAACTAAGTTTATAGTTCATTAGTTGGTCTTGCATTACCAGAGTCTATCCTCAGGATGGCATGAGATCATGAAAGTCAGCCTCATTTACTAATAAAGTAGTAAGCTTTTATGAGGGTCCAGCCTTTCCTTCCCCAGCTAGTGCCAGCCTAACTCTAAGGTTAGCCGACTGGAATATCATAAGTTAAGTTCCGTGTTCAGGGAAATGACAGCAAACATTATTGTCTGGGAATAAGATCTAATCGACAAGTGCCACCCGAGGTACTGATTAGACTAGCACAGGGTGTGCATGCTAGCTACACAGTAGGTTGCCACTAATTTTCTGGTCTGTTTATCCAGCCAGTCCAATCTGCAAATTAGTACTACCCCTTAATAatctatcaatgtcaagccccatcCATCCCAGGTCGGGGATTTGCAAAAGCTAAACGACAAATTCCTCCACTCTTGGGGACAACTTCGACttacaaatcccctactaattcATATTATTCACTCCGGGAATCACTAACAGTATTATCGGTTATTCATGTTGCAAATGTGCatactttcgattgtgggaaacGTTTATGCTGTTTTTGCTCAGGACTGTTTCCTCTCGTGTTCTCCGCCACTACGTTGAgacgctgttgtaccgtggcatgTTATTAATAAC
Encoded here:
- the LOC136267584 gene encoding uncharacterized protein — its product is MVGPTFTCFLKRAAAVLFSIDFSAPHLPPVLEGKSAKSPVCKLETISIGLCKMYHGTKDESQRKSLLDLVAQNKAFIYFVIQLACKAIQLCGNDELQLWLIPLVRFLELIFMTLELCGESDVKMQLEKQGLLIKIMSQLNHLPVDVVENLSEENVMLQTVLFCIKILFQCASNIRSQCGYHKYSQGLLLLLQSPNK